The Syngnathus acus chromosome 2, fSynAcu1.2, whole genome shotgun sequence genomic interval GTTCTGGAGTACGTTGCCATGGTGAGAGGAGAGAGCATCCTATCTGGAGAATGCGATATTGGAGAACCTCTTGGTGAAATGGCGGCGTTCTGGATGATGGTGATTCTTTGTTTGGGCGGGGCTCCGCTTGTGGGGATGATGGCGGTGCTGGTGAAGGACGGCGTGTTCTCCGCATTGGGGCTGGTGATCTCCAGCGTCGCCATGTTGTGTCCGTGCTCTGGAGTCACTTTGATTTGAAGCGGCTGGCCGGGATTGTGGGTCAGTACCACGTCTCCGGCCTGGACGTGGTTACCATTGGGCCGAGCTCGAAATTTGCTATTCAGCTCATTGGAGACTCTTCTCATACTGTTATTGAGGTTATTGATATTATTCACGAGGGAGGGGCCACGTTTGTAAACCTCATTGTCCTCAGAGTCACCCTCGCCGCACAGCTTCCCGTTAAGCACCGCACGCTCCAACGGAACCGCCGTCGAAAGGTCATCAGGGTCGGTCTGGACCTCTTTGGTGGCGAGGTGCAGATCGGAAAAACGCCTTCCGTTCATGCCCGGGCGCAAACTTTTACTAAATCTACGATATCGTTCCAGTTCCCGCGTGAGGGTCTCCATCTCCCTGGCCAGCTCTTTGTTTCGGATCTCTTGTTGGGTGAGCTTCCTTCGCAGAGAGGCCTGGTCGGTTTTCATGTGGCATATGGACTCGTCTTGTCCCATGTACTCGTGGATCTTCTCTTTGAGAGCCGCGACCTCCTGTGTCAAATGACTCGACCTCGCCTCTTCTTCCTTCAAACGTTTGAACAAAACGTGTTCTTGGTTGGAATCGTTTTTCTCGGCCAGCTGGTATGTGGAAAGTTCTTTTCTGGACATTTCCAGCTCCTTCATCAAAGCCTGGGCCTTCTCCTGCTCGTTTGTGAATTTCTTCTCCAAGGATTCTAGCTCGTCTGTTTTCAAAAGCTCGCTATCTCCGACGCGAATGTCTTTGAGTTTGCGTCGAAGGCGCTCAACCTCCTGGGTCAAGTCTTTGACTTTGTTGTCTTCTTGTTGGAAACGGTTGGCCAAGGGTGTTTTCACGTGCTCCTCTTTGACTTTGCTCCTCAGGTAGTCTCGTTCTATCGTCTCGAGTGATTGCAGCCGTTTTTTCATCAGATTGATTTTGGACTCCAAATCCATGTTCTTCTCCTCCTGGTCCCTTAGTTTGCCTTTGAGGTCATCCCGTTCCCTCTTGGCCTCGCACATCTTCTGCTCCAGCTCAGCCTTGGACCTCAAAGCTTTCTTGCTCTCCTCGATGAGCTTTTCCGTGACCGTTGTGACCTTCTCCTGTTCGGCCTGAAGTTTGCCAGAACTGTTTTGCACTTTGTTCTCCATCTGCTTGAGCTTCTCCGCCATGGTCTTCCTCTCATCGACCAACATGACCGTCAGCGTCTTCAACTTGGTGAGATCCTCCTTCAGCGTCAACTCCGTCTTTTCCAGCTGACCTTCAGCACATTCCAGGTCTTTAACTTGAGCTTTCAAGGCTTCCAGTTCACCAGAGAGCGTCTTGGACACAGTCTTTTCCCTCTCGAGGTTTCGTTTCAGCGAGTTGCATTCCTCTTTGCTCTCGCTAAACGCACCCTCGAGTTTTTCCAAGTCCATAATTCTCTGATTCAGTTTGTCCACTTCGGCCTTCAAACTGTAACTTTGACTGGCTTCTTTTTCCAGTTTCTTGTTGAGATCTCTGCAGTGGTCCTCCATCCGAATCAGTTCCTCGTCCTTCCCTTCCATCTCGAGCACTCTCTTCCGCAGCTCTTCTAGTTCGGACATGAAGCCGGAGTTTCCGCATTCACCTCGGCTCATTTTGTCCCTCATCTCCTGAAGTTCCTCCTCGGCTCTTCGCAGGGTCTTATTGGTGTCCTCCAGTTCGTCAAGCTGTCTGCTTAACGTGGACAACTTGTGACGCAGCTGCCGGTTCTGCGCATCCTCGCTCGTCAACTTGGCCATCACGGTTTCCTGCTCCTGATGGTGTCGACCGATGCAGTCACGTAACTCCGCCTCCAGGCGACACACCTTCTGCTCTTCTTCTCGGAGGTTGGCGTTGGCTAAGCTCAACTCCTCCTGAACCTGTGAAGCAGTTGTGCTCAACTGTTGGACTTTGGCCGTCTGTTGATTTAGCTGCTCGTTGAGACGCTGCTGTTCGTCCACCACCATCAACGCAAAGGACTTGACCTTTGTCAGTTCCTCTTTCAAGCTCGTGACCTTTTTGTTGTTCTCTTGGTCTTTTCGTTCTTGGTAGGCCCTTTCCTGATCAATTAACAGCTTCAACCTGAAAAAGAGGAAGTCAGGAAGATTTACTCTAAGATAAAGTTGTGTTCCCACTAAGCGGTGTTGTTCATCGCCGTTTTGGAACAATTTTTACCGCGACATGCTTTGCCGAGGATGATAAGTAAGACAAcagtaaaacaaaagttgaagaaaaaaaatctccaaaaTGTTCATCATTATCCCAAATAGATGCTGACTGATTATGTTTTGAGTCTTGATTTTAAGTGCCGTGTGGTGCGAGGTGGCTAGGTTAGATGTTAGTTACAGATAGATTtagttattttaatttttctacAGGAATTTTTctcagtttgaaaaaaatatataaatatatatatagtattttAGTATatttttaggatttttttttttagtattttgcGCAACTTCAAGTGTTTCCTGGCCCCACTGCATGTTTTGTATCCTATTCTTTTGAGTTGTAATTTTCAATCCAGatattatttttgcattgtacCATGTCAAAATGgtgttcacattttttttcacatttcaaaagaagGTGATTGGATGTAGCATTGTTGCATTTGATTTGGTGACAGTTTAAAAGAGCTCAACTTTGAAGTAAAAGTAACACATATTCATCCATTTACAATTCATCCATATACAAGCACATTAGGATGATTACTATATATCACTATTAtcaacacaatcacaccttTGGACTATTTAttgtcaaatgaaaataacatgcatgttttgggagtGCGTGAGAAACCTGAGAACatgaaaaatctgaaaattaaatgtttcAATGAAGCGTCAAACTCAAATTCATCATTACTTTTAGTTTTGTTATTCAGAGATTTACTTAATTCAGTGGGACAAATCTGAGTTTACAGAGTTTAAAACTAATATAgagtgcactttttttttccattttgaaaataaaccaCCTTGTTTTACAGTGTAGAAAAGTAAGTTGAGATCAGATGCGTGTCACCATCCAAATCATCCCGCAAGAAAAAAACTCCCCAGTACACTTTCTTGACCTAATGTCAAGTCCAATTTACATAAACCGGCCTTAATCACAGAAACGTCTGTGATCCATTTGCCACCGAATGAAGATCTGCCAAAGTTTCTCGATCAAGTCAAGCGAGCCTACCTGCAGTAAAGCTTCTCCTGGTGTCACTGCCATGAGTTATTTTGCCGTGCATCGCGCGCCGCGCTCTCTGAGACGCATCGCATTCCGACAGCcagagcaaacaaaaaaggatgTGCTCTGCTccctgtgacatcatcagcatGTCCTTATATGGAGCTTTGTGTTGCACGCACTCACAAGAAGAGAGTGTtcttgcgtgtgtgcgtgcatgtggaCATCACGGGACATTTTCGTGCTTTTGTAGCAATGGTGGGCTGTAACCAAATACTTGGCCACTGTATTCAAGTAGTTTTTTTAGATCTGTACTTTACTCTAGTATACTGTATGTCTGATGACATTAACCGCAATGATGAGAAGCAAGATATTCCCCATCCTTGGATTGACTGAAcagattgttgttttttttaaatgatcattCATTTAGCAATTTTTTGAGAGAAAAGCTCATCTCGATAGGTGTGTCAACTCACATGCACGTGCATGTTGCTTATTATGAGATGGCCAGATGAGCCTTATTATCTGATGTGCATGTCATGTCATGTAATCAAACCCAAAGGGTTTTATTTCTCCAAGGTTGCTCTTTAATTTTAtcttcctgcttttttttttttgctaaattaTAAAGACTTCTTCCAACAAGGCCATTCCAAAGTTAAGAAAACATACGCTGCCAATGCACCTGCATATTGAATGACGTGTGCAGTCCTGTTATGGACAGGTAGGAATCAATTTTGCACCTTCAGACAGAAGGGCGGAGCTCGACAGGCACACAGTCTGTAATTTACACACCCATGGCCCCTTTTCACTGAAGGAAACTTTGGAGGAACTTAATGCCGCACCCTGCTGcaaaatcagagactagtaaaatctgttcattttttaaaaagatgaatcattaaaaaaaattgctagcaacatctctattttttaaaaaggtgaagataatttgcaattttagcgTTAACATaaagttgatgcacaatttgtattCGGGGCCAAATATGTTTACATTGctggccaaatttggcccgcggTCCACAGATTGACTCCCATTACTGGCATTTTACATCTAAATCTACATCTAAATTAAACTGTCATTAAACTATCATTCCGGATCTAATACTCATCTATCTAATGTgtaatttttacttttagcaTTTCTAAAATGTTGTCGAGTATTATCAAGTCTTATTTATGACATTAACTTTATTGCGAGTAAATTGAATGACTTCCTTCAAGGTTTATACTAATACCAGCACTCTCTCAAATCAGAATAAAATTTACTCTGCATAATTCCCAAACATGCTAACTTCTACTTGCTTTGACAAGAAAATCAAGATGCGGCAGTTTTTATACACGGGCCGTCTACAAAAATAGATCCCTCACTGTTTATGCGGATTTGGTGGCTTTTAGGTCTGGGATGGATTCAGCGCCACTTATACTCATGAGGACTACAGTTTTTGCCAAGAGCAATAAATTCTTGCCTCGCAGTGCCGCAGAGGAGTTGCCAGTTAGGTTGAATTCAAAAGATATGCTTGTCCAATTTGACTCCAAGTTTGTTCCCGTTCTGCTGCTGGCCACTTAATAACTTTGCTGGGAGctaaaaagagaagaaattgTTTTCCACTGCCGTGTCCAAGTCTTGCAGGAGCTTGACTAGCTCTTGAGCTCTTCTGTAATCACTGCTCAGCCGCTCTATTAGTGGCTGGCCTCCAAGATGTGATTTCTAGTCTTAAAAGTTGCTTTAAAAAGTCATGACTTGTTCTCCAATCATACAAATAAGAACATTGCTGATGACTTTCCAAATAGATTCAtagactattttattttatttttattcataccGACAtattgtgaaataaataaaataaaataaaataaaataaaataaaattaaattaaattaaattaaattaaattaaattaaattaatacataaataaaatatttcatgttttaataTAAACTGCAATGTTGCAAAATTTGAAGGGTGCTACTGAAAGATATCAAAAACTGTAGGAATAAAggtacacacagacaaacaaagttATGCCAATAAAAATGACTCCTTGGTGGAGATATAAACGTTAAGCCCAAAAATTTCTAGATCAGTTTCACCGACCTTTTTGACTACTTCTAGTTTGCTTCTGAAGGTGAAAGCCCAAGTTTCTGAAATAGCAAATTTACTCCAatgatgtttttattaataattCTATCAATCTGTGTGATGGCATGATTTCTCTCAATCACCCAACAATGATTTAAAGACTTGGAAACATGTCAATACTTTATTTCTATAAATCTctgcaaatattttgcatttccaaatgttttcttaaCTCACCACTGCTAATTTCGAACGGTGCAATTTTTAGAACAAGCCTTTGGGAGACTCggcagggggggtgggggatcGGGTGGGTGACCTAGTGCCCGTAAGGAACATGTTGGTCACCCCTGCTATCGATCCTTCTGCCTGTCACATAACTGTTGACGTGAAACGGAAATATTAGGCTAGCCGTCCTGCAATTTACGACGCAGGAATTTACAGACAGATTCATGACACACCGTGAGTGTGTGTCGTGCATGTCACGG includes:
- the filip1l gene encoding filamin A-interacting protein 1-like isoform X1; this encodes MRSRSSSLEDVTKVKLAREEVSGRPERRGRHREPDDTGTIQRNHKTTKDSGSAAAKGGRKEKTRDLSRDDLVFLLSLLEGELQARDEVITVLKAEKIDMALLEAKYGFVTPPKVLQALQRDTIQGKADGLQEDIYERPMMELDNLVEKQRETYRRMLEQLLMVEQAHKQALHKMADEKRNHGDFMKKSDEFTNLLEQERERLKLLIDQERAYQERKDQENNKKVTSLKEELTKVKSFALMVVDEQQRLNEQLNQQTAKVQQLSTTASQVQEELSLANANLREEEQKVCRLEAELRDCIGRHHQEQETVMAKLTSEDAQNRQLRHKLSTLSRQLDELEDTNKTLRRAEEELQEMRDKMSRGECGNSGFMSELEELRKRVLEMEGKDEELIRMEDHCRDLNKKLEKEASQSYSLKAEVDKLNQRIMDLEKLEGAFSESKEECNSLKRNLEREKTVSKTLSGELEALKAQVKDLECAEGQLEKTELTLKEDLTKLKTLTVMLVDERKTMAEKLKQMENKVQNSSGKLQAEQEKVTTVTEKLIEESKKALRSKAELEQKMCEAKRERDDLKGKLRDQEEKNMDLESKINLMKKRLQSLETIERDYLRSKVKEEHVKTPLANRFQQEDNKVKDLTQEVERLRRKLKDIRVGDSELLKTDELESLEKKFTNEQEKAQALMKELEMSRKELSTYQLAEKNDSNQEHVLFKRLKEEEARSSHLTQEVAALKEKIHEYMGQDESICHMKTDQASLRRKLTQQEIRNKELAREMETLTRELERYRRFSKSLRPGMNGRRFSDLHLATKEVQTDPDDLSTAVPLERAVLNGKLCGEGDSEDNEVYKRGPSLVNNINNLNNSMRRVSNELNSKFRARPNGNHVQAGDVVLTHNPGQPLQIKVTPEHGHNMATLEITSPNAENTPSFTSTAIIPTSGAPPKQRITIIQNAAISPRGSPISHSPDRMLSPLTMATYSRTLSPNSSSSTTPERAVSPIQIVSVTTTTPDRNVSSEPAEVAGGHAVFRVTPERQNGWQVQRSNSSGSNIITTEDNKIHIHLGGAFNSAAAQEQRIANGGVATPKSKSKITSSIMIKPTATQSQRPSQITIPQESFRRPGPTRIPKPKGFTSVKGTSGNGAMQIRSQSLHTPLSSGKVQAVLTSAAAHRTNNNNPNLANRRL
- the filip1l gene encoding filamin A-interacting protein 1-like isoform X2 gives rise to the protein MVVDEQQRLNEQLNQQTAKVQQLSTTASQVQEELSLANANLREEEQKVCRLEAELRDCIGRHHQEQETVMAKLTSEDAQNRQLRHKLSTLSRQLDELEDTNKTLRRAEEELQEMRDKMSRGECGNSGFMSELEELRKRVLEMEGKDEELIRMEDHCRDLNKKLEKEASQSYSLKAEVDKLNQRIMDLEKLEGAFSESKEECNSLKRNLEREKTVSKTLSGELEALKAQVKDLECAEGQLEKTELTLKEDLTKLKTLTVMLVDERKTMAEKLKQMENKVQNSSGKLQAEQEKVTTVTEKLIEESKKALRSKAELEQKMCEAKRERDDLKGKLRDQEEKNMDLESKINLMKKRLQSLETIERDYLRSKVKEEHVKTPLANRFQQEDNKVKDLTQEVERLRRKLKDIRVGDSELLKTDELESLEKKFTNEQEKAQALMKELEMSRKELSTYQLAEKNDSNQEHVLFKRLKEEEARSSHLTQEVAALKEKIHEYMGQDESICHMKTDQASLRRKLTQQEIRNKELAREMETLTRELERYRRFSKSLRPGMNGRRFSDLHLATKEVQTDPDDLSTAVPLERAVLNGKLCGEGDSEDNEVYKRGPSLVNNINNLNNSMRRVSNELNSKFRARPNGNHVQAGDVVLTHNPGQPLQIKVTPEHGHNMATLEITSPNAENTPSFTSTAIIPTSGAPPKQRITIIQNAAISPRGSPISHSPDRMLSPLTMATYSRTLSPNSSSSTTPERAVSPIQIVSVTTTTPDRNVSSEPAEVAGGHAVFRVTPERQNGWQVQRSNSSGSNIITTEDNKIHIHLGGAFNSAAAQEQRIANGGVATPKSKSKITSSIMIKPTATQSQRPSQITIPQESFRRPGPTRIPKPKGFTSVKGTSGNGAMQIRSQSLHTPLSSGKVQAVLTSAAAHRTNNNNPNLANRRL